ATGATGGCGATCTCGATGTTCGGCGCGATCTTTACCTGGTTCATGATCTTCCTCACCCACTACTGCTTCCGCCGCTATCACCAGCGCCACGGTGAGCAGCAGTTGTCGTTCCGCATGCGCCTGTTTCCCTATAGCACCCTGCTGGGGCTGGTGCTGATGGGGGCGGTGATGATCACCACCTTCTTCACCGAGGCGTTCAAGATGACCCTGGTGTTCGGGGTGCCGTTCCTGCTGTTGCTGACCCTGGTCTATTACCTGTGCTTTCGTAAGCCGCGGGTGGTCGCCGGCTTGTCGGAGGTCTGAAGCAAGGCCGCCCGGGCGGTCCTAGCGGCTGCCCAGGGGGCATTCCTCTCGCGCCTGTTGCAGGCTGGTCTCGAACAGCTCGAGCCGGCTCTGCAACTGCTGCAAATCCTCGATCTGCTGTTGCAGCTCGCGCTTTTTCTGCGCCAGGGCCGCCTGGGCCCGGTCCCAGGGGAAGGCTTGCCCCTGGTGGGTGGCGAACACCTGCTGCAGTTCCTTGAGCTTGAAGCCCAACTGCTGGGCGCACTTGATGAATATCAGTTGCTCGACGCTCTGCGCGTCATACAGGCGGTAGCGGCCCTGGCGCGCCGGCTCGGGCAAGAGGCCGATGGCTTCGTAATGGCGGATGCTCTTGATCGTGGTTCCGGACAGTTGCGCGGCTTGGCCGATGTACATGCAGGTTCCTTTTCACTTCCGGATTCCAGGGCCAGCCAATGGGCGCTGGTGTCGCGCATTATCGGGCAGATTCACTGCCTGGCAAGGTGCTCCACTTGCAGCAGCCAGTCGGCCCGGCGTTCCTGGCTGGCGTCCAGCACCGGGCCGAAGGTCAGGGTGCGCAAGGGCTTGATGCCGCAGAAGGCCAGG
The DNA window shown above is from Pseudomonas protegens CHA0 and carries:
- a CDS encoding MerR family transcriptional regulator gives rise to the protein MYIGQAAQLSGTTIKSIRHYEAIGLLPEPARQGRYRLYDAQSVEQLIFIKCAQQLGFKLKELQQVFATHQGQAFPWDRAQAALAQKKRELQQQIEDLQQLQSRLELFETSLQQAREECPLGSR